The proteins below come from a single Chelmon rostratus isolate fCheRos1 chromosome 12, fCheRos1.pri, whole genome shotgun sequence genomic window:
- the LOC121615353 gene encoding solute carrier family 12 member 9-like, translating to MSEKAPLLHYRLTTTEPKNVSRHSGTKSGRDGHRSRDKTARKLGVVFGVVIPTLLSMFSVVVFLRIGFVVGQAGLYQSIAMFLVAYVIITMTVLSVCAISTNGALDAGGAYYMISRALGPEFGGSIGIMFFFANVCGSALYVLGLVEAVMSSFGIPEGKVQCDSLHQVLPSGYWWSLLYGTVLLFLCFIVCLVGAHIYAKATFIIFIIVTTVLASIFISFFIVGPTAVILPDSSVLNSTSLSTANYSGFQLQTLKDNLLSSYTVDYTTGAMMSFASVFAVMFNGCTGIMAGSNMSGDLKNPSYSIPRGTLTAVLITFITYNVLSLLAAWSCDRHLLQKDYSFLGDINIWPPLVTIGVYSSTVSAAMSNLIGASRILYALSKDNLFGGVLALVRKTSRSGNPWASVLVSWLLVQVVLFAGKLNTIAGIVTIFFLLVYAAVSLACLALEWASAPNFRPSFRCFTWHTCTLGILGCLVMMFLINAIYAFASIAFMLLLIMLIHYLGPISNWGYISQALIFHQVRKYLLMLDVRKDHVKFWRPQVLLVVANPRSCTGLMTFINDLKKSGLYVLGHVKLGVLDVLPSDPLQSSYDSWLSLVDHLNIKAFVNLTLSDSVRHGVQNLLFITGFGGMRPNTLVLGFYDDCTPQDHLQGKILLSTGYGLDAVSPSIDPREQRSPCFPSVRGAEEPKDLQEEEYVSVIADALKMGKNVTLARYFNQFNREEVLGSGRKVRGHRSMTGPFVDVWPLNLLRPDCSGYVDICSLFLLQLAGVLCETRAWSQARLRLFLCVEAGCSLKVEEETKLQVMLKELRISAQVQMVTWDEVVSLHWQRQGGRERENPVESAQNEDRRDGNEEEGAEKEDDIQHFPNNAAQLTDEYICAVNSLIRRHGAPQPAVRFLYLPRPPADTSRYRAYLHHVDLLSRDLGPTLLIHGVTPVVTTDL from the exons ATGTCCGAAAAGGCTCCTCTTCTACATTACCGGCTCACCACCACGGAGCCGAAAAATGTTTCGCGACACAGTGGGACAAAGTCGGGCAGAGACGGCCACCGGTCTCGGGACAAAACCGCCCGGAAGCTGGGAGTGGTGTTTGGCGTGGTCATACCAACTTTACTGTCCATGTTCAGCGTCGTTGTGTTCCTGCGAATTG GATTTGTCGTGGGTCAAGCAGGGCTCTACCAGTCCATTGCCATGTTCTTGGTGGCTTATGTTATCATCACAATGACCGTGCTTTCTGTCTGTGCCATCTCCACGAATGGGGCCTTAGACGCTGGAGGTGCCTATT ACATGATCAGCCGAGCCCTGGGTCCAGAGTTTGGTGGCAGCATTGGGATCATGTTTTTCTTCGCCAATGTATGCGGCAGTGCTCTCTATGTTTTGGGTCTGGTCGAGGCCGTCATGTCTTCCTTTGGCATCCCAGAAGGTAAGGTCCAATGCGACA GTCTCCATCAGGTGTTGCCTTCAGGTTACTGGTGGTCTCTGCTTTATGGCACTGTCCTGCTCTTCCTGTGTTTCATTGTCTGCTTG GTGGGAGCCCACATCTATGCCAAAGCCACCTTTATTATCTTCATCATAGTCACAACAGTCCTGGCTTCTATCTTCATCAGTTTCTTCATTGTGGGGCCCACTGCAGTGATTTTGCCAGATAGTTCTGTTTTAAACAGCACCAGCCTGAGCACTGCCAATTATTCTGGCTTCCAGCTCCAAACCCTGAAGGACAACCTGTTGT CCAGTTACACAGTAGACTACACCACTGGTGCCATGATGAGTTTTGCCTCAGTGTTCGCTGTCATGTTCAACGGCTGCACTGGAATCATGGCAGGCTCCAACATGTCAG gggACCTGAAAAACCCCAGCTATTCCATCCCAAGAGGAACGCTTACAGCTGTTCTCATAACTTTCATCACATACAATGTGCTTAGTCTGCTGGCTGCGTGGTCCTGTGACCG TCACCTTCTCCAAAAAGACTACAGTTTCCTGGGAGACATCAATATTTGGCCGCCCCTAGTGACAATTGGGGTTTACTCTTCCACTGTGTCCGCTGCTATGAGTAACCTTATAGGAGCTTCCAGGATCCTGTACGCCCTGTCCAAAGACAACCTGTTTG GTGGTGTCCTGGCTCTGGTGAGGAAAACATCTCGGAGCGGGAACCCCTGGGCCTCAGTGCTTGTCTCCTGGTTGCTTGTACAG GTGGTGCTGTTTGCTGGTAAATTGAACACCATTGCTGGTATTGTCACTATCTTCTTCTTGTTGGTCTATGCTGCTGTGAGCCTGGCCTGTTTGGCTCTTGAATGGGCTTCTGCACCAAACTTCAG ACCCTCATTTCGTTGTTTTACGTGGCATACCTGCACACTGGGCATTCTTGGCTGCCTGGTCATGATGTTCCTGATCAATGCCATTTATGCATTTGCCAGCATAGCCTTTATGCTGCTGCTCATAATGCTTATCCACTACCTTGGGCCAATCAGCAACTGGGGCTACATCAGCCAGGCTCTCATCTTCCACCAG GTGCGCAAATACCTATTGATGTTGGATGTGCGCAAGGATCATGTGAAGTTCTGGAGGCCTCAGGTACTGCTGGTGGTGGCAAACCCTCGCAGTTGTACAGGTCTCATGACTTTCATTAATGACCTGAAGAAGAGTGGCCTCTATGTCCTGGGACATGTAAAGCTGGGTGTACTGG ATGTGTTGCCCTCTGATCCTCTGCAGAGCAGTTATGACTCCTGGCTGTCTCTCGTGGACCATCTAAACATCAAGGCATTTGTCAACCTTACCCTGTCTGACTCTGTAAGACACGGAGTTCAAAACCTGCTTTTCATCACAGGCTTTG gGGGAATGAGGCCAAACACCCTGGTCTTGGGTTTCTATGATGACTGCACCCCTCAAGACCACCTCCAAGGTAAAATTCTCCTATCTACAGGCTATGGCTTGGATGCAGTAAGTCCATCCATAGACCCCCGAGAGCAGCGGTCTCCCTGCTTCCCCAGTGTGCGTGGTGCTGAGGAACCCAAAGATCTTCAGGAGGAGGAATATGTGTCAGTGATTGCTGACGCTTTAAAAATGGGTAAGAATGTGACGCTGGCTCGTTACTTCAATCAGTTCAACCGGGAGGAGGTGTTGGGGTCAGGAAGAAAGGTCAGGGGCCACCGCAGCATGACGGGTCCCTTCGTTGACGTGTGGCCTCTGAATCTACTTCGACCAGACTGCAGTGGTTATGTGGACATCTGCTCACTGTTCCTGTTGCAGCTGGCCGGTGTGCTTTGTGAGACCCGGGCCTGGAGCCAGGCAAGACTCCgcctcttcctgtgtgtggagGCCGGTTGCAGTCTGAAGGTAGAGGAGGAGACAAAGCTCCAAGTGATGCTTAAGGAGCTCAGGATCTCAGCTCAGGTGCAAATGGTGACATGGGACGAGGTGGTCTCTCTGCACTGGCAGAGGcaaggaggaagggagagagagaatccGGTAGAATCTGCCCAGAATGAGGACAGGAGGGATGGAAACGAGGAAGAGGGAGCTGAGAAGGAAGATGATATCCAACACTTCCCCAATAATGCTGCTCAGCTGACCGATGAATATATCTGTGCTGTCAACAGTTTGATTCGCAGACATGGTGCCCCTCAGCCTGCTGTACGTTTCCTGTATTTGCCACGTCCACCGGCCGACACAAGCCGTTACCGTGCCTACCTGCACCATGTGGACCTGTTGAGTCGAGACCTGGGCCCAACATTGCTCATTCACGGGGTCACTCCGGTGGTCACAACTGACCTCTAA
- the thpo gene encoding thrombopoietin codes for MALSRLLLLCMIASEVWDAETKPIEFVCNKGARRAMNIVAEMKSALSDCNDSTTLSTAVQLPCTELHVASWENKSHQEKRGDIVASLRLLTESVKAVRAQSQPGCAASLLQRLENNINNYLLILTHLQLSQGPVVSPALTCVPRSTQSLSTVLLNYNHLISGKLERFMVDLEDRCTSQ; via the exons ATGGCGTTAAGCA gactcctgctgctctgtatGATAGCCTCTGAGGTGTGGGATGCTGAGACCAAACCCATAGAATTTGTGTGTAATAAAGGCGCCAGGAGGGCTATGAATATAGTGGCCGAGATGAAGAGTGCACTG AGTGACTGTAATGACTCCACGACCCTCTCCACGGCGGTTCAGCTACCCTGCACCGAGCTTCACGTAGCATCCTGGGAAAACAAATCA CAccaggagaagagaggagacataGTTGCATCCTTGAGGCTTCTGACTGAAAGTGTGAAGGCTGTGAGGGCCCAGAGCCAGCCAGGATGTGCCGCTTCGCTACTGCAGAGACTGgagaacaacatcaacaactaCCTGCTCATTCTCACACACCTTCAGCTAAGT CAGGGGCCAGTGGTGAGCCCAGCACTGACTTGTGTTCCTCGAAGCACCCAGAGTCTGAGCACAGTCCTGCTGAACTACAATCATCTGATCTCAGGCAAACTGGAGCGGTTCATGGTTGACCTGGAAGACAGATGCACTTCCCAGTGA